The following nucleotide sequence is from Synchiropus splendidus isolate RoL2022-P1 chromosome 1, RoL_Sspl_1.0, whole genome shotgun sequence.
TTTCTCTGGGCTGCATGCAGCAGAGGACGAGGATGAAACAATGTGTTCCTCCACATCGTTCTCCTGTGAAACATGTAGAACTTCCCACTGCTCATCCGCCTGTGACATCGGCCGGCACTTTGCAATGGCCTCCACAATCCTGTCGACCCAGTCCTCAGCTTCTCCCAGATTGGCTGCCCTAAGCGATAACCGCTTCCCTGGGAAGAGTAGCTCAAAGCGGCCATCAGACGAGGAGAGTCGCACATCTTCACAGCGCACCAGGTAGCAGTTGTCACAACATGTACGCTCCTCTGCGTTAAGGTAGACCCGGAATTCAAACGGTGAGAGCTCACAGTAGACGTCCCGCCACATCCCCATCGTACCACGTCTTTCCAGGTGGCCTAGTTTGAGCAAACCACGGAACGGATTGGAAAgtcctggaaaacaaacaagccaACACATAACAGTGAAACATGAGAATGTGCCGACATCATTTGTGAGATGTTTTCAAGTTGCCGTTCATGTTACAGTCATTCCCATGAGTGTTGTAATCCAGTCAATGCAGGCATCATAATGGTTGCTTActtttcaattattatttgtaattttgCAATTTTACCCATTTGTCTGCGGTGGACTACACTCGGGGTGGACAGGGAGACACTGGGCCCAACAGCCAGCGGTGGTGCGGGGACCTCTTCATGATCGGACGGCACATCCAGATGAGGCTTGTAGATGTCATCTTCAGAGATCCAAGAACGTGAATGCTGGTGAGGACCAATAGGGACAAATGTAGTCATGATGTTAAAGCAAAGCCGGCATTTTTGTCAGCGAATACTCACAGTCAGAGAATCTGAGCTGTGGTCAGTGCTCCGGATGCTGAGTGAACGATCACCAACAAGTTCTGAAGAATCTAATGGGTTTTCTTCTTGGTCCTCTACTTTCGTTTCTTCTTTCAGGATAGTTATTGTGATACCCTCCTCTCTGGATTCGACAGGCTCCAGTGGATCGTCAGTGGACTGTGTCTCAGAGTCCAAAAGCGGCTCTGAGCCTGTGCCAATGAAGGTGTCAGGTGAGGTGTCGTCTGCATGATGCTGGCGTGGTAGAGATGTATCATCCGATGGTGGTGGTGTTGCTGGATCTATGTCACAGATGACGGAGTTCGGTAGCACATTGGTTGGAGAGGGGGGAACTTGAGTATCGCTGTCAGAGCCACTGAAGATAGCCGTTTCTGAGAACTGATCAGCCCCAGTACTGGAAACCAGCGAGTCATCCCGCATGGAGTCCTGACTGCAGTGGCCGCTCTCTCTGCACTCACTGGGGGAACTGAACAGACAGAATCAAGACAACAGACAATTAGATAAGTGAATGTCAAAAGAGAAGGTTTCGCTCCAAATGACTGAACAAATCCCTCAGATTTTCCCAAGTAAAATGGGCTCTGAAAACTACGCACTCAGAGAGACCTTGGTGagcaccagccctttttcctggcatgagaaacaacaacaacttgttTTGGAGGCTAATTTGTGTTACTACTTAAActcttgagaaaaaaagtcagctcaaatatattgtattttgtATCCGACGGCACATTTATTATAGTATTTGATAGACTTGGTCCCGACCAGCACACTGCACTCACAGGCCCCGTCCCAGTCCCCACACgacacagagagcagagccCGTGTCACAAAAAACAGGAgccatgaaaatgtttttctcaaTAATTCTTGAATACAATTTTGTACAAACCTAAAAACATTTGGTCATTACTGGTCATTTATCTACTGCGATCATATTAGAAGTCAGGTTCCAACTTACTCTTTCTGCTTCCTGCTCATGGGGTTGGTGTCTGGGTCACATAACTGCCACTGCTCCCCAGAGAGGCTGCGAGGGTCTGGTCCTTGAAGGAAGCTATCGGAGCTCAAACTGGAGGAGAGCTGAGACGAGCCGGTCGTGTCCAGACTTAAATTTGATGAATTGAGAGCACTTGAGTTGAGAGCACTTCTTTGGTCAGGGAAACCGTTGGCTTTCACCTCCACGGGCCCTCTCAGCAAGTCGAGTGCATCTGAAGACCCCGAGGACTGGGACACAGTATCCCAGGATTCTCTCGCTGTAGGTTTAGAGGCGGGTTTACTTGTACCATTCACGGGAAGCTCTGCAATGTCTGCCTGGGATAATGGACAGAGTCCTGCCAGAGCCAGAGGTGTGGTGGTCCATTCGTTGAGAACGGCAGATTTGTATGACAGATTGAATGTAAGGGAGGCCAGTCCTTGGAGGTAACTGAGGAGGACCTCTCGTTCTTCTGAATTCAAGAGGAAGGCACTCGGTTGGTAATGAGAACGCAGTTTGGAGTTCTCCCGGAAGAGTGATATGAGGTAACACTCCAGGAGGCCATGGTTAAGGGCCAGACGCAGCCAGGCTCTGCAGCGACCTACATCAGTGCCCACGAAGTTCAGCTTCTCCAGCTCAGTGATCACATCTCtaaggattgaaaaaaaaaaagtttaaccTTAATGGATGCACTAACTAGCCTGGGTGAGGCAGAGTGAAGCAGGCAGACCATTGTCTGACTATTACATGATGCAAAAATATTGGACTTGGGACGTGCTGGTTGCATATTGCTCTTACCTGTGGGTCACGGTCTTCAGCAGGGCCCAGAAGAAAGGCTGTGGAAGAGGACCTCTGCCTCCCTTCCGACTCCGACCTCCAGCCGCTACACGGATATACTTGCTCTTGAGTCCATGTATGAAAACAGCCTCCAGGGCAGAGCAGAGGAGGTTTGCATCGCTGTCCTCGCTGGTGACCACTGCATCAGAAGTCACATATCGCTTCTGAAGGGCTTTGAGGGACTGCACCAACTTCTCTTTAATCTGGAGGAAGAGACATGAAGAGTCAGCAACTTCCTCATTAATAGAGGATTTTTAGACAGGTATGTGCCTTGGCAGAGCAGTTGAAGCTAAATCACTCGCGCAGAGCACAAAAATAACCCTTGTGTGCACACAGCAGATGATCATGTGGCAAGAACAGTGTCACAAGCACACTGGAGTCAGCTGACATGGACAGGATGacaatataaacacacacaaactggtAAGTCCACATACTCACAGAAGtaggcagaaaataaaaatacttcatGAAACATGTAGCACCTAGTCAAGTCCTTGGATTAagaagaaatgtttttcttaaTCCTTTGCCCAGTCACATGGCATTTTAGATAGTTGTTTCTCTGGGTACCTCAAATACATTTCCTTTGATCTGTGCTTTGAATTGTAAACGTTTGATTTAATTTAAAGCAAGCAAAATGCTTCACACATGTGCAGTGTTGCGCCATTTATTGTGCACTCAAGCACAGCAGGTGTTTTTATTGGGAGGCATGTAAAGCACATTCCTTCCAGTAAAAGCCTTGAAGAATTGATTTTATAGACAGTGTTGAGCTCCCAGGAATTTAAAGTGTCGAGGAAATAATCATCATTTAAAGGCATTTCAGCCTAAGATAGCAGTCACTGCAGTGTTATGAATCATCATTTCAATATAGCAATATAGTAACCTAATACAACAACACACGTATACTTGGAGTGAGATAAACTGCAAAGGAATTTGACAATTTGCGTCAGATCCCCATAAAACCTACCAAAGAGAAATTACACCTGGAGACACCAAAGATTCACCTGTTTGACATCCTGAGCCTCTTGTGCAGCGTCCGACGATTGCGTGGCAAGCATGGCACCTCCTGGGAAGGCTTAGACCCACATGGCACACTGCAACAGAACGAAATGTTGAATGAGCCACTCTCAGAGAGATATCTGTGATGCACAGACATCTGCTGCCAGTTTAACAAGCATAGCATGTGAGCAGGAAGCTCACTCCTGACTTCACGTACCATGGCTTCCTTCCGTTTACcaatcacacacaaaatgacaaGAAAATGAGTTAATAACAATATCAGTATGTCAGTAATATCAACTAAAGCCCATTTAGAAATTATATCTAGCTTAATTTGATAAAAGAATATtaaaagatccactttgttttccattgtcTGATTGCTTACTTGAGTGATCCCTTGTACTCTATATTAATGCGGAGCCAATCTAGAGGAACAAATAGAAGCCCTACAGTATATGTTGGAGTTTTGGGCGGGGATGGGGCTGCCCCTCACTGTGACCAGAGTtgggtcaacatttttttttttttcatgtgctttgttcctttctctgattttatttaagTTCATGATAACTACACACTTTCACAAGGTTTGAAGTCAACATTCTACTCAATATTTCCTCTTGTCCCaccaaagaataaataaataaaaattgcatGCCGAATCACGATTACAATACAAAAGACACATTGCCTAAAAACAGAGCAGTTAAAAAACAAAGACTACAAAAAGACAGACGGCACAAGCACAAAAGCATATCCTGTTATTATTATGGTGGAAACACAATACTTTCCACACAACAACAATTTATATGACTAATTCCTTCCAGTATCTATTGCCACTTACCCTAAAAACGTTATTTTTAAGGTATCAACTCTGGACCGAGGGAAAGTAAATGCTCATTGAGCCACAGATCCATTATTAGGGCAGAAATAAAATTAGGGAAAAGGTCACTGGTGGTGACTTCACTGGAGCCTCAAATCTCGCCAAAAAATACCAGGATAGTTAACCTGAAACAATCCCAATAACTACAGTATTTACAGTTGAACAGCAGCATATCTAAAGGCTGGAGTGACAACACCTAGAAACTCGAAAGGGTGTGTTGTTGTAAGATGAGCATTCATTTTGAAGAACTGGATTCGTGTTGGCAATCCTACACCCTTCTTTAAAAGGTGGCACAAACTGTCCCAGCCAACGAAGCCAGTCATGTGAGGCCCATGATTAAAAgcaatgtcagtgaggaagtGCACACAATCGCTTGACAAGCAGCTTCCCCAACTGAAACAGCACGGCGAGGCgtcaatcactgaaacaatgagTCTTCAAAAAAACGATTGAGTAGATTACGGCACCACAGTGGAGAGCAGAGTCAACATCATACTTCACAACAGTCACAACAGTCAAGTGGTCCGAGGCTTTTAGTGTAAACGTGTATGGTAACGGGATGGAGTGTAAAAATGACCACATATTGTAACCCGCCACAGTAGCTGTTGAACGTCACAACAAGGGCACATATTTCGGCCACAACATGAAtagcaacaacacaaacacgtcCGTGAGAAACAGTGAAGGTAACATACCTCGGTTGAGCAGCTACTCCATGGCTAGCCACATTAGCGAAACTTGAAATCCACTCACGAGCGGCTATAAAATCCTCTAAACTTAGACAAACTAAGACAGGTGTAGTTTATTTAGGACAACTAATGACACCTCATGTATCGATAAACAACCATGGCACCGCAGTTTTCTCTAGCAGCGAAACGTTGCTACTCGAGTCAAGATGAAGTGAATTGCATTGTGGGAAACTAGGATGGCTCGATGATGCATTCATGGTCCTTCTGAAAATCTTAAAGGGGCACCGTGTATGTTATCTGATAGGTTTATcgtttaatttaattatttcaaAACGAATTTAATATCAATTAAACATatgtatcaatattttccaAACGAGTATTTTCCGTTCCGCAATTTATCTAAAAGCAACAACAAGTGAGAGTCATGCTGGTGAAGTGGATACGCGCTGAATGCACGTAACGTCGTGCGCCTTtgatattttgatttaaaaaatattttagatattttttttttataaaactaTTTTGAAATAATCTCAGACGCACCTATCCAAATACCTGTCATACGCATCAATACTTTTTGGTGTTGATATTAATCAATCAGggtgaggttaaaaaaaataagttaaataaaaataaacaaaattccATTGACATTTGTTCGATATTCGTTTGTTATTACAACCTCTCTTAATAGGTCAACTATAATGACATGTTACAGTTGCGTTGGTGACACAACTGTTTGCGATTGCGTCctttaaaaagaaagagaggTTTGTGGTTGAAACAAAACTTCTGTGTTATACTTCATCAAATTTATGGAATGTTTCAATCTGGAATTCCCATCCTGCAATGTTTTCTATTCATC
It contains:
- the plekhm1 gene encoding pleckstrin homology domain-containing family M member 1, encoding MLATQSSDAAQEAQDVKQIKEKLVQSLKALQKRYVTSDAVVTSEDSDANLLCSALEAVFIHGLKSKYIRVAAGGRSRKGGRGPLPQPFFWALLKTVTHRDVITELEKLNFVGTDVGRCRAWLRLALNHGLLECYLISLFRENSKLRSHYQPSAFLLNSEEREVLLSYLQGLASLTFNLSYKSAVLNEWTTTPLALAGLCPLSQADIAELPVNGTSKPASKPTARESWDTVSQSSGSSDALDLLRGPVEVKANGFPDQRSALNSSALNSSNLSLDTTGSSQLSSSLSSDSFLQGPDPRSLSGEQWQLCDPDTNPMSRKQKDSPSECRESGHCSQDSMRDDSLVSSTGADQFSETAIFSGSDSDTQVPPSPTNVLPNSVICDIDPATPPPSDDTSLPRQHHADDTSPDTFIGTGSEPLLDSETQSTDDPLEPVESREEGITITILKEETKVEDQEENPLDSSELVGDRSLSIRSTDHSSDSLTHSRSWISEDDIYKPHLDVPSDHEEVPAPPLAVGPSVSLSTPSVVHRRQMGLSNPFRGLLKLGHLERRGTMGMWRDVYCELSPFEFRVYLNAEERTCCDNCYLVRCEDVRLSSSDGRFELLFPGKRLSLRAANLGEAEDWVDRIVEAIAKCRPMSQADEQWEVLHVSQENDVEEHIVSSSSSAACSPEKNPSDTKILERTPPHTQEFEWTRTVDPEADAIKESVLYISTDMEARTWVRFVFSLSLETLKGFRVQEGKKLLRLTHPIEEVRDVVPDVALGGPDFFKILTVRETLRLKAENPEEARSWRVLIRGALDSYLECGADDVGSEEPVPVGNGLSGNLYRLVQHRLKENGALLAHLCTVPSEKGLDSQNFKCAGCPQQIGPSVGRARLCEFSGRYYCECCHHGDTSIIPSRMVHNWDLKQREVCKKAMWLLDQVKHEPLINMELLNPDLVQHSESMSHIHTLRKRLRLLGDYLLTCRSGACKTLQAKMEQRTYLLESSHLYSVMDLRQIVRDQYATYLLTLLQCASNHVFNCDLCTQRGFICQICHANDIIFPFQFDITTRCKDCKAVFHLACKTRGHSCPRCLRMKKYQERSLLS